Proteins found in one Amycolatopsis camponoti genomic segment:
- a CDS encoding bifunctional nuclease family protein: MSEMRVVGVRVELPANQPILLLRETEGERYLPIWIGSVEATAIALEQQGVRPARPLTHDLLKEVIGALGRELEQVVITDLKEGTFFAELVFDGDIRVSARPSDSVALALRIGVPIHAVDAVLEEAGLIIPDEQEDEVEKFREFLDSVSPEDFRGADT, translated from the coding sequence ATGAGCGAGATGCGCGTCGTCGGTGTGCGGGTCGAGCTGCCCGCGAATCAGCCGATCTTGCTGCTGCGGGAGACCGAGGGTGAACGGTACCTGCCGATCTGGATCGGCTCGGTCGAAGCGACCGCCATCGCCTTGGAGCAACAGGGAGTCCGGCCGGCCCGTCCGCTCACGCATGACCTGCTGAAAGAGGTCATCGGGGCGCTCGGCCGGGAGCTCGAGCAGGTCGTCATCACCGACCTCAAGGAAGGCACGTTCTTCGCGGAGCTCGTCTTCGACGGCGACATCCGGGTCTCCGCCCGGCCGAGCGACTCGGTCGCGCTGGCCCTGCGGATCGGTGTCCCCATCCACGCCGTGGACGCGGTGCTGGAAGAGGCGGGCCTGATCATCCCGGACGAGCAGGAGGACGAGGTCGAGAAGTTCCGCGAGTTCCTCGACTCCGTGTCGCCCGAGGACTTCCGGGGAGCCGACACATAA
- the trxA gene encoding thioredoxin, which yields MPENATVTEVTDTTFPEVLGSDVPVLVEFWATWCGPCRMVGPVLAQLAGERAGKLAVRKINADENPETMRSYQVMSLPTMILFSGGEPVETIVGAFPKARIEERLDRALKAPSL from the coding sequence ATGCCCGAAAACGCCACGGTCACCGAAGTCACCGACACCACGTTCCCCGAAGTGCTCGGCAGCGACGTCCCGGTGCTGGTCGAGTTCTGGGCCACCTGGTGCGGGCCGTGCCGGATGGTCGGCCCGGTGCTCGCGCAGCTGGCCGGCGAGCGGGCCGGGAAGCTCGCCGTCCGCAAGATCAACGCGGACGAGAACCCGGAGACCATGCGCTCCTACCAGGTCATGTCCCTGCCCACGATGATCCTGTTCTCGGGCGGCGAGCCGGTCGAGACGATCGTCGGCGCGTTCCCGAAGGCCCGCATCGAAGAGCGGCTCGACCGGGCTCTCAAGGCGCCGTCGCTTTGA
- a CDS encoding MerR family transcriptional regulator: MRIGELARRTGVTTRALRFYEAQGLLAARRSANGYREYDEDDLQLVREIQTLQTVGLTLDETRPFVDCLRSGHETGDSCLTSIEVYRRKLEEADALLARLGGIRAELAGKLATALARQAPDPCVVPDSPRP; the protein is encoded by the coding sequence ATGCGGATCGGAGAGCTTGCGCGGCGCACGGGTGTCACCACCCGTGCGCTTCGTTTTTACGAGGCCCAGGGCCTGCTGGCGGCCCGTCGCTCGGCGAACGGCTACCGCGAGTACGACGAGGACGACCTGCAGCTGGTCCGGGAGATCCAGACGCTGCAGACGGTCGGCCTGACCCTGGACGAAACCCGCCCGTTCGTCGACTGCCTGCGCAGCGGCCACGAGACCGGCGACTCCTGCCTGACGTCGATCGAGGTCTACCGCCGCAAGCTCGAAGAAGCCGACGCCTTGCTGGCCCGCCTCGGCGGCATCCGGGCCGAGCTGGCCGGGAAGCTCGCCACCGCCCTGGCCCGGCAGGCGCCCGATCCGTGTGTCGTGCCCGATTCCCCGCGCCCGTGA
- a CDS encoding TetR/AcrR family transcriptional regulator gives MQVKTDLMAELGLSVTEAARRAQIIGATIGVIADLGYRKATFAKIKERAGLSSTRMISYHFTNKAGLMQSVLSTVVETKNEFLKERTGGALDPADRPGYLRAHIETSIAFLRAYPQCVRVLTELAANADDADGWVMTKVLVDDMRVHGLARQLKQGQAEGVFGDFTPEVMAMSIAQAIDGVAAAHAADPSLDLEKYAREVADAFVKATAP, from the coding sequence ATGCAAGTAAAAACCGACCTCATGGCCGAACTGGGCCTCAGCGTGACGGAGGCGGCGCGCCGCGCCCAGATCATCGGCGCGACCATCGGCGTGATCGCCGACCTCGGCTACCGGAAAGCCACGTTCGCCAAGATCAAGGAACGCGCCGGGCTCAGCAGCACCCGGATGATCTCGTACCACTTCACGAACAAGGCCGGCCTGATGCAATCCGTGCTGAGCACGGTGGTGGAGACGAAGAACGAGTTCCTGAAGGAGCGCACCGGCGGCGCGCTGGACCCGGCGGACCGGCCCGGTTACCTGCGGGCCCACATCGAGACGTCGATCGCGTTCCTGCGCGCGTACCCCCAGTGCGTCCGGGTCCTGACCGAGCTGGCGGCCAACGCCGACGACGCCGACGGCTGGGTGATGACGAAGGTCCTGGTCGACGACATGCGGGTACACGGGCTGGCCCGCCAGCTCAAGCAGGGTCAGGCGGAGGGGGTGTTCGGCGACTTCACGCCGGAGGTGATGGCGATGTCCATCGCGCAGGCGATCGACGGGGTGGCCGCGGCCCACGCGGCGGACCCGTCGCTCGATCTGGAGAAGTACGCCCGCGAGGTGGCGGACGCGTTCGTCAAAGCGACGGCGCCTTGA